Proteins encoded by one window of Agelaius phoeniceus isolate bAgePho1 chromosome 5, bAgePho1.hap1, whole genome shotgun sequence:
- the MYF6 gene encoding myogenic factor 6: protein MMDLFETGSYFFYLDGENGALQQLEMAEGSPLYPGSDGTLSPCQDQMQPEAGSDSSGEEHVLAPPGLQPPHFPGQCLIWACKTCKRKSAPTDRRKAATLRERRRLKKINEAFEALKRRTVANPNQRLPKVEILRSAISYIERLQDLLHRLDQQEKMQEIGGDPFSFSPKQGNIPSSDFLNTCSSDWQSVSDHSRALGVSPKEGVSAVESSASSSLRCLSSIVDSISSDDPKLPSAEEAVEK from the exons TTTTGAAACTGGCTCCTATTTCTTCTACTTGGATGGGGAGAatggagccctgcagcagctggagatggCTGAGGGATCCCCGCTGTACCCAGGCAGCGATGGCACCTTGTCTCCATGTCAGGACCAAATGCAGCCGGAGGCCGGCAGTGACAGCAGCGGAGAGGAGCATGTGCTGGCACCCCCGGGACTACAACCCCCTCACTTCCCCGGCCAGTGTTTGATCTGGGCTTGTAAAACTTGCAAGAGAAAGTCGGCCCCCACGGACAGACGGAAGGCAGCCACCCTGcgggagaggagaaggctgaaGAAGATCAACGAAGCCTTCGAGGCTCTGAAAAGGCGGACTGTGGCCAACCCCAACCAGAGGCTGCCCAAGGTGGAGATACTGAGGAGCGCCATCAGCTACATCGAGAGGCTGCAGGACCTCTTGCACAGGCTGGATCAGCAGGAGAAAATGCAGGAGATCGGGGGAGACCCCTTCAGCTTCAGCCCCAAGCAGGGAAAT ATCCCCAGTTCGGACTTCCTGAACACCTGCAGCTCCGACTGGCAAAGCGTTTCTGACCATTCCCGAGCCCTAGGAGTCAGCCCCAAAGAAG GGGTCTCCGCTGTCGAGTCGTCGGCCTCCAGCAGCCTTCGCTGCCTCTCCTCAATAGTGGACAGTATTTCTTCCGACGATCCCAAACTGCCCAGCGCGGAGGAAGCGGTGGAGAAATAA
- the MYF5 gene encoding myogenic factor 5, with product MEVMDSCKFSPSELFYDSSCLSSPEGEFPEDFEPRDLPPFSAHEPPEPACSEEEEHVRAPTGHHQAGHCLMWACKACKRKSTTMDRRKAATMRERRRLKKVNQAFETLKRCTTANPNQRLPKVEILRNAIRYIESLQELLREQVENYYHLPGQSCSEPTSPTSSCSDGMADCGSPVWSTRGSTFDAVYCAEMAHGYAADQSSALSSLDCLSSIVDRLSPAEEPGLSLRDADSLSPSASIDSGPETPGTPLPRRTYQAL from the exons atggaggtgATGGACAGCTGCAAGTTCTCCCCGTCCGAGCTCTTCTATgacagctcctgcctctcctccccGGAGGGCGAGTTCCCCGAGGATTTTGAGCCCAGGGATCTGCCTCCTTTCAGCGCCCACGAGCCTCCCGAGCCCGCCTGctctgaggaagaggagcaTGTCCGAGCTCCCACTGGCCACCACCAAGCTGGTCACTGCCTCATGTGGGCTTGCAAAGCCTGCAAAAGAAAATCCACCACAATGGACCGAAGGAAGGCAGCCACCatgagggagaggaggaggctgaaGAAAGTGAACCAGGCTTTTGAGACCCTGAAGAGATGCACCACTGCCAACCCCAACCAAAGACTCCCCAAAGTAGAGATCCTGCGAAACGCCATCAGATACATCGAGAGCCTCCAGGAGCTCTTGAGGGAACAGGTAGAAAACTACTATCACCTGCCGGGACAGAGTTGCTCCGAACCGACCAGCCCCACTTCCAGCTGCTCCGATGGGATG GCCGACTGTGGCAGCCCCGTTTGGTCGACGAGAGGCAGCACCTTCGACGCCGTCTACTGCGCCGAGATGGCTCACG GGTACGCCGCCGATCAGAGCAgcgctctgtccagcctggactGCCTCTCCAGCATCGTGGACCGTCTCTCCCCGGCGGAGGAACCAGGGCTGTCCCTCCGCGACGCCGACTCCCTCTCGCCCAGCGCCAGCATCGACTCGGGGCCGGAGACGCCCGGGACGCCGCTGCCCCGACGGACCTACCAGGCGCTATGA